Proteins encoded within one genomic window of uncultured Draconibacterium sp.:
- a CDS encoding triple tyrosine motif-containing protein has translation MKKILLILILILPTLAFGQVKRIGVPNILNYPKAVYKAGTQNWGVAQDPNGFMYFANNDGLLRFDGLNWELFSVSSTSNVRSVCIDDEGVIYIGLDDDFGIFETTSESGPKFHSLLDKLPKDITETDIIWKIYDTQYGIVFQSYQYIFIYRDEEIQIIRPEQAFNYSFYVNNRLFFHEPGVGLFEYINGFINKVPWAEELNNNEIFSMVSFFENHLLIGTAQEGWFEFKSGTLEKWDVPANKQVDKDILYCAIKLNGNNLAIGTILNGLIIADSDGNIIQQLNRDNGLQNNTVLSLNTDQSGNLWLGLDNGVDYIELNSPLSYISSDEGISTGYCSIVHNNMLYLGTNQGLFARPFNPSVHSNAENFELVPGTEGQVWSLKEINNKLFCGHHVGTFIIEGKKATQISEEPGGWTFIQLSDSPEFAIGGNYSGISLYHFEANQWKFVQKITGFSESSRFLTEDKSGDIWVSHGARGVFRVSLNAQHDSATAVKMYGAKDGLPQDQLNILLNIGDSWYISTVDEIYSYNNTTDRFEKDRSENELFDLDERLKYVQEDAQENYWYITESGVGVLLRNDDGSYTKLTTPFKQLSNKLVQEWEFLYVLGTDNVFIATEDGFAHYSSRIVASYNQPFRSFITRVDISNSDTVIFPGETQQQSHFPFPKNAFRFHFSAPFYQNPEQLEFSYFIDNYSEDWSLWSTDNYRDINNLPENKYVFRVKAKNSFDIESEEASFSFVITPPWHRSKTAVYIYIFIVFILVLIVAWFINRRFEKSKQKERKKHEKALRKKEQEFKDQSLIAEKEIIRLKNEKLQAEKLSLDKELANQTLSIVNKNKFLMKINEELKRVSNETSDGAVKTKMAILKKRIDKEIDNQNQNQIFESYFEEVHADFFDRLKDKFPHLSPKDLRLCAYIRMNMSTKEIATLLNISDRGVEISRYRLRKKLELSREVNLSTFLINL, from the coding sequence TTGAAAAAGATTTTACTCATACTGATACTCATTTTACCCACACTTGCTTTTGGGCAGGTAAAAAGGATTGGAGTTCCTAATATTCTGAATTATCCGAAAGCAGTTTACAAAGCAGGAACGCAAAACTGGGGTGTGGCACAGGATCCTAATGGTTTTATGTACTTCGCGAATAACGATGGACTGCTGCGTTTCGATGGACTTAACTGGGAGCTTTTCAGCGTTTCTTCAACATCGAATGTGCGCTCGGTTTGTATCGATGATGAAGGTGTGATCTATATTGGGCTCGATGATGATTTTGGAATTTTTGAAACCACATCAGAAAGCGGCCCGAAATTCCACAGCTTACTCGACAAACTTCCCAAGGATATAACTGAAACTGATATTATCTGGAAAATTTATGACACTCAATACGGTATCGTCTTTCAATCCTATCAGTACATTTTTATTTATCGCGATGAAGAGATACAAATCATCAGACCGGAACAGGCATTTAATTATTCATTTTACGTAAACAACCGCTTGTTTTTTCATGAACCCGGAGTTGGGTTATTCGAATACATAAACGGTTTTATAAACAAAGTTCCGTGGGCCGAAGAACTTAACAACAACGAAATATTCTCGATGGTAAGTTTTTTCGAGAATCATTTATTAATAGGAACAGCACAAGAAGGTTGGTTTGAATTCAAAAGCGGAACGCTTGAAAAATGGGATGTTCCAGCCAACAAACAGGTTGATAAAGACATTTTGTATTGCGCGATTAAGCTAAACGGCAATAACCTGGCCATTGGAACCATATTGAACGGACTGATTATTGCCGATTCCGATGGCAACATCATTCAACAATTGAACCGCGATAACGGGCTGCAAAACAATACGGTGCTTAGTTTGAACACCGACCAATCGGGTAATTTATGGCTTGGCCTCGATAACGGAGTCGACTACATCGAACTAAATTCGCCGTTAAGTTATATTTCAAGCGACGAGGGAATCAGTACCGGTTACTGCTCCATTGTGCACAACAATATGCTCTATTTGGGAACCAACCAGGGGCTTTTCGCGAGGCCATTCAATCCTTCCGTTCACAGTAATGCAGAAAATTTCGAGCTGGTTCCGGGAACCGAAGGTCAGGTGTGGAGTTTAAAAGAGATCAACAACAAATTGTTCTGTGGTCATCACGTGGGTACTTTTATAATTGAAGGGAAAAAAGCCACACAAATAAGTGAAGAGCCTGGAGGCTGGACGTTTATCCAGTTATCCGACTCTCCTGAATTTGCCATTGGCGGAAACTACAGCGGTATTTCGCTCTATCATTTTGAAGCAAACCAATGGAAATTTGTACAAAAAATAACAGGTTTCAGCGAGTCGAGTCGTTTTTTAACCGAAGACAAAAGCGGGGATATTTGGGTAAGTCATGGAGCCAGAGGAGTTTTTCGCGTTAGTTTAAACGCCCAACACGATTCGGCAACCGCTGTTAAAATGTATGGCGCCAAAGACGGATTACCACAGGATCAGCTAAATATTCTGCTAAATATTGGCGATTCATGGTACATCTCAACAGTGGATGAAATTTACAGCTACAACAATACCACTGATCGTTTTGAAAAAGACCGGTCTGAAAATGAATTGTTTGATCTCGACGAACGCCTGAAATATGTTCAGGAAGACGCTCAGGAAAATTACTGGTATATAACAGAAAGCGGCGTGGGCGTTCTTCTGAGAAACGACGATGGAAGTTACACCAAACTCACAACTCCGTTTAAACAATTGAGCAACAAACTGGTGCAAGAATGGGAATTTCTCTACGTATTAGGTACCGATAATGTTTTTATTGCAACCGAAGATGGATTTGCCCACTACTCTTCGCGAATTGTAGCATCATACAACCAGCCGTTTAGGAGCTTCATTACCCGTGTTGATATATCGAATTCTGATACGGTTATTTTTCCGGGCGAAACGCAGCAGCAATCACATTTCCCATTCCCAAAAAATGCTTTCCGTTTTCATTTTTCAGCACCGTTTTATCAAAATCCCGAGCAACTGGAATTTAGCTACTTTATAGATAATTATTCTGAGGACTGGTCGCTGTGGTCAACCGATAATTACCGTGATATAAACAACCTTCCCGAAAATAAATATGTTTTCAGGGTAAAGGCAAAAAACAGTTTTGACATCGAAAGCGAGGAAGCCAGCTTTTCTTTTGTCATCACTCCTCCGTGGCACCGGTCAAAAACAGCGGTGTACATATATATTTTCATTGTATTTATATTGGTGCTAATTGTGGCCTGGTTCATCAACCGACGCTTTGAGAAATCGAAACAAAAAGAACGCAAAAAACACGAAAAGGCGCTGCGTAAAAAAGAACAAGAATTTAAGGATCAATCGCTCATCGCTGAAAAAGAGATTATTCGTCTAAAAAATGAAAAATTGCAGGCTGAAAAACTTTCATTGGATAAAGAGCTGGCAAATCAAACACTTAGTATTGTAAATAAAAATAAGTTCCTGATGAAAATTAACGAGGAACTTAAACGTGTTTCTAACGAAACTTCTGACGGAGCCGTAAAAACAAAAATGGCGATACTTAAGAAACGTATCGACAAGGAAATCGACAATCAAAATCAGAACCAGATATTCGAAAGTTATTTTGAAGAAGTGCATGCTGATTTCTTTGATCGTTTAAAAGACAAATTCCCTCACTTGTCGCCAAAAGATTTGCGACTTTGTGCTTATATACGAATGAACATGTCGACCAAAGAAATTGCTACCTTGTTAAACATTTCTGATCGTGGAGTGGAAATCAGTCGCTATCGCCTTCGTAAAAAACTTGAACTTTCGCGGGAAGTAAACCTTTCAACATTCCTTATAAATCTATAA
- a CDS encoding DUF493 family protein codes for MNIDKYKNLRYRLMETESWPLKYMFKFITPNEDGKVDQVKALLPEEGEVTFKHTANLKHVSVTCVALMETADQIIEITEKVDKIEGVIVL; via the coding sequence ATGAATATTGATAAATATAAAAATCTGCGTTACCGGCTTATGGAAACAGAAAGCTGGCCATTGAAATATATGTTTAAGTTTATAACACCTAATGAAGACGGGAAAGTTGATCAGGTAAAAGCTTTGCTGCCGGAAGAGGGTGAGGTAACATTTAAGCATACTGCTAATCTAAAACATGTATCAGTTACTTGTGTGGCATTAATGGAAACGGCCGATCAAATTATAGAAATAACCGAAAAAGTGGATAAGATTGAAGGAGTAATTGTGCTTTAA
- a CDS encoding RNA polymerase sigma-70 factor yields the protein MKAEMIDTIKTKVLIKGFEEHVLVERMIAGDQTAFELLFKFYYPGLVIFAANIILNKEEAEEIVQDFFVRLWSNRQNIKSDGSLKNYFFKSVKNRSINFLKSNEIKRQVIEELKKQMKTELHYNPDIYIDTELQRRLKAAFSKLPARTAEIFTMSRFRGLTNDEIADDLKISKRTVETQVSKALKILRTELRAYATLLLFF from the coding sequence GTGAAAGCGGAGATGATTGATACGATAAAAACTAAAGTGCTAATTAAAGGATTTGAAGAACATGTGTTGGTTGAACGGATGATAGCCGGAGATCAAACAGCATTTGAATTATTGTTCAAATTCTATTATCCCGGATTGGTTATTTTCGCAGCCAATATTATTCTTAACAAGGAAGAAGCTGAAGAAATTGTTCAAGATTTTTTTGTTCGGTTATGGAGCAATCGCCAAAATATAAAAAGTGACGGTAGCCTAAAAAACTATTTTTTTAAATCGGTTAAAAACCGCTCTATTAATTTCCTGAAAAGTAATGAAATAAAACGTCAGGTTATCGAAGAGCTGAAGAAACAAATGAAAACCGAATTGCACTATAATCCTGATATCTATATTGATACCGAACTACAACGAAGATTAAAAGCTGCATTTTCTAAACTTCCAGCCCGAACCGCAGAAATTTTTACGATGAGTCGGTTCAGAGGTCTTACTAACGATGAAATAGCAGATGATTTAAAAATCTCTAAGCGAACAGTAGAAACGCAAGTATCCAAAGCCCTCAAAATACTTCGAACGGAATTACGGGCTTATGCCACTCTTCTGCTTTTTTTCTAA
- a CDS encoding FecR domain-containing protein, translated as MKKETKHRNQELSDFLSFNSNLTEHEKQIQAAVMVGITEEIDADEAFKIVMSKTGKYTTIRKLIQQITRVAAILAIPLLIYSSWSIYKQFSVPNENIQLAEQEFASPVGMRSHVILPDGTKVWLNAESKIRYSMPFVRENREVSIEGQAFLDVSHNKKSPFIVNAANITIEVTGTSFDVKAYPEEELVTVALKEGSVNLKTSNGIETRTTQMKVGDYFTVERGTNNIHREGISVDKQIAWHKNVLVLNDTPLEEMAVLIERWYGVKVFIADDELKNYKFSATFENEPLNRVLELLELSSPKLKFTYKPGKLNIDPGEKNYSTIIISKK; from the coding sequence TTGAAGAAGGAAACAAAACATAGAAACCAGGAACTTTCAGATTTTCTGAGCTTTAACTCAAATTTAACTGAGCATGAAAAACAAATTCAAGCTGCAGTTATGGTAGGTATTACTGAGGAAATTGATGCTGACGAAGCTTTTAAGATAGTAATGTCTAAAACCGGGAAATATACCACAATCAGAAAACTTATTCAGCAAATTACCCGCGTTGCCGCAATACTGGCAATTCCGTTGCTAATTTACTCATCGTGGAGTATTTATAAGCAATTCTCTGTTCCGAATGAAAACATACAGTTGGCCGAACAGGAATTTGCCAGCCCGGTAGGTATGCGCTCGCATGTTATTTTGCCTGATGGAACCAAAGTATGGTTAAATGCTGAAAGTAAAATCCGTTATTCGATGCCGTTTGTCCGAGAAAACAGGGAAGTGAGTATTGAGGGGCAGGCGTTTTTAGACGTCTCTCACAATAAGAAATCGCCTTTTATAGTTAATGCAGCCAACATTACAATCGAAGTAACCGGAACTTCGTTTGATGTGAAAGCATATCCAGAAGAAGAACTAGTAACAGTTGCCTTGAAAGAAGGATCGGTTAACCTGAAAACAAGTAACGGAATTGAAACAAGAACTACACAAATGAAAGTAGGTGACTATTTTACCGTGGAAAGAGGTACAAATAATATCCATAGGGAGGGAATAAGCGTAGACAAACAAATTGCGTGGCACAAAAATGTATTGGTACTCAACGACACTCCTCTGGAAGAAATGGCTGTGTTAATAGAACGTTGGTATGGGGTAAAGGTATTTATTGCTGATGATGAACTAAAGAATTATAAATTCAGTGCAACCTTTGAAAACGAACCATTAAACCGGGTACTTGAGTTGCTTGAGTTAAGTTCTCCCAAACTAAAATTCACCTATAAACCAGGAAAATTGAACATCGATCCTGGTGAAAAAAATTATTCAACCATAATTATATCCAAAAAGTAA